A single window of Chitinophaga sp. XS-30 DNA harbors:
- a CDS encoding MBL fold metallo-hydrolase, whose translation MQTIESYSLLPGDAAIWWLGQAGYVIRCGGLTVVIDPYLSDAVAESAPEFPRLYPPVMAPENLHADIYIITHDHLDHLDPETIAAYRRKNDTWFIAPRLAAMKLPDLGVPEDRIVVVNSAETWQQQGLEVTGVYALPTGPDVPDTTGYLLQFGNGRSVYHTSDTQFHPLVLASAPEAPEVMLVPINGKWNNPGPEQAAIFAAAVNPRYVLPNHYDMMALNAENPVVFQWFCRQHGIGDRCVIPERMQPFNWSANV comes from the coding sequence ATGCAAACGATCGAAAGCTATTCCCTTTTACCCGGAGATGCCGCCATATGGTGGCTCGGTCAGGCTGGTTATGTGATCCGGTGCGGAGGGCTGACCGTTGTGATCGATCCTTATCTCTCCGATGCGGTGGCGGAAAGTGCGCCGGAATTCCCGCGGCTGTATCCGCCGGTGATGGCCCCGGAAAACCTGCATGCGGATATCTACATCATCACGCATGATCACCTGGACCATCTTGACCCGGAGACCATTGCCGCCTACCGCAGGAAAAACGATACCTGGTTCATCGCACCCAGGCTGGCCGCCATGAAGCTGCCGGACCTCGGTGTGCCGGAAGACCGTATTGTGGTGGTGAATTCTGCCGAAACATGGCAGCAGCAGGGATTGGAGGTCACGGGCGTGTATGCGCTGCCCACCGGTCCCGATGTGCCGGATACCACCGGTTATCTCCTGCAATTCGGAAACGGAAGAAGTGTTTATCACACCAGCGATACACAATTTCATCCCCTGGTGCTGGCATCTGCGCCGGAAGCGCCGGAAGTGATGCTGGTGCCCATCAATGGCAAATGGAACAATCCCGGCCCCGAGCAGGCCGCCATATTTGCAGCAGCTGTCAACCCGCGATATGTATTGCCGAACCATTATGATATGATGGCGCTCAACGCCGAAAACCCGGTTGTATTTCAATGGTTCTGCAGGCAGCACGGCATCGGGGACCGGTGCGTGATCCCGGAACGGATGCAACCTTTTAACTGGTCAGCCAATGTTTGA
- a CDS encoding RraA family protein translates to MESKPKLSMDKEKFEWMKAQLYVPIVCDVLDSLGYRNQAMHQRLRPLDADNSIMVGRARTLHWMEMDYIEDDPYNLEIEAVDSLGPGDVVVHSTDFAGTNAPWGELMSTIAKRNGAVGCICDSMVRDCRKIIDMKFPVFYGGIRPLDSLGRGRVMAYDVPVRCGDVIVRPGELIFADFDGVVVVPREVEDQVLEMAKEKVEKENQSRADLLNGDSLRAVYNRYGVL, encoded by the coding sequence ATGGAATCAAAACCCAAGTTATCAATGGACAAGGAAAAATTTGAATGGATGAAAGCGCAGTTGTATGTGCCGATCGTATGTGATGTGCTGGATTCGCTCGGCTACCGGAACCAGGCCATGCACCAGCGCCTGAGGCCGCTCGATGCCGACAACAGCATTATGGTGGGCAGGGCCAGAACACTGCACTGGATGGAGATGGATTATATTGAAGATGATCCTTACAACCTGGAGATCGAAGCGGTGGATTCCCTCGGTCCCGGTGATGTTGTTGTGCATTCAACGGATTTTGCCGGCACCAATGCGCCCTGGGGTGAGCTGATGAGCACCATTGCCAAGCGTAACGGCGCCGTAGGTTGTATATGCGACAGTATGGTGAGGGATTGCCGCAAGATCATCGACATGAAATTCCCGGTTTTCTACGGCGGCATTCGTCCGCTTGACAGCCTCGGCAGGGGAAGGGTAATGGCATATGATGTGCCTGTGCGTTGCGGAGATGTGATCGTTCGCCCCGGGGAGCTGATATTCGCTGACTTCGATGGTGTAGTGGTAGTGCCCCGCGAAGTGGAAGACCAGGTGCTGGAGATGGCGAAAGAAAAAGTGGAAAAAGAGAACCAGTCCAGGGCCGATCTGCTGAACGGCGATTCCCTGAGAGCAGTGTACAATCGTTATGGTGTACTTTAA
- a CDS encoding zinc-binding dehydrogenase, with protein sequence MTGIPSHMQGLQLQGLNKPGLAELPVPVPGPDEVLIRTGAATICTSDLHDIQYNPFGIRYPKIMGHEGAGTVVQAGANVTGFPAGTRVAAHPVVPCGKCGECLRGFAHICSAMGHLGIDRDGCFAEYFVQRADRVAVLPDHIPFHLGALMEPVAVCLQAIARAGDIRGRTVLVAGDGPFGNIIARLATRAGAGRVMVTGREPFRLNSIPHVERLHEALPQSADVAILAVNAPAAADACIKALRPRGRLVVFASSTEPYPLDMFTLHIKELEIAGACNDENRMGEALECLDDASLALHELVTHRLPFREWEKAIALARDGHDRALKVALMFDE encoded by the coding sequence ATGACGGGGATACCATCACATATGCAGGGATTGCAGTTGCAGGGCCTCAACAAACCGGGGCTGGCGGAACTGCCGGTGCCTGTGCCGGGGCCTGATGAAGTGCTGATACGGACAGGTGCGGCCACGATCTGCACCTCAGATCTGCATGATATACAGTACAATCCTTTCGGCATCCGGTATCCTAAGATAATGGGACATGAAGGTGCAGGAACGGTAGTACAGGCGGGAGCGAACGTCACCGGGTTCCCTGCGGGAACGAGAGTAGCGGCACACCCTGTAGTGCCGTGCGGGAAATGCGGCGAATGCCTCCGGGGATTTGCGCATATCTGTTCCGCGATGGGGCATCTGGGCATAGACCGGGATGGCTGTTTTGCGGAATATTTTGTGCAGCGTGCAGACCGCGTAGCCGTTTTGCCGGATCATATTCCTTTTCATCTCGGCGCGCTGATGGAACCGGTAGCCGTTTGCCTGCAGGCGATAGCCAGAGCGGGAGATATCCGCGGCCGTACAGTGCTCGTCGCAGGTGATGGGCCCTTCGGCAATATCATCGCGCGGCTGGCAACAAGGGCCGGCGCCGGCCGGGTGATGGTGACGGGCCGGGAACCTTTCCGGCTGAACAGCATCCCCCATGTGGAACGACTGCATGAGGCGCTGCCGCAATCGGCTGATGTGGCGATACTCGCCGTCAATGCCCCGGCCGCTGCGGATGCCTGCATAAAGGCGCTGCGTCCGCGGGGAAGATTGGTGGTCTTCGCCAGCAGCACGGAACCTTATCCGCTGGATATGTTTACCCTGCACATCAAAGAACTGGAGATCGCAGGAGCTTGCAACGATGAGAACAGGATGGGAGAAGCGCTGGAATGCCTGGATGATGCTTCGCTGGCGCTGCATGAGCTGGTCACGCACCGGTTGCCGTTCCGGGAATGGGAAAAAGCGATCGCGCTGGCCCGTGACGGGCATGACCGCGCATTGAAAGTAGCGTTGATGTTTGATGAATAA
- a CDS encoding amidohydrolase family protein — MIVDIHTHIFRADAHFGPSLQADLARCRIDPAIWGDVEARHLETTKAADVAVVFGLQASATGWHIPNDLVAAHVARAPERLLFFASIDPAAPDYMGELEKCHQQLGAVGVKLAPLYQNVHPQDPRYYDIYRYCDKHGLPILFHAGTSFVSGTRLEYSRPVHFDAVAVDFPGLKMILAHLGHPWEGETIAVIRRHENVYADLSALYYRPWQFYNSMRLLVEYKATEKVLFGSDFPFTTTADSIAGVKALNDVVGNSGLPAIPEDVIGQIIQRDALRLLGLSHPSTKKT, encoded by the coding sequence ATGATCGTTGATATACATACCCATATTTTTCGTGCCGATGCACATTTCGGCCCTTCGCTGCAGGCCGATCTGGCCAGATGCCGGATAGATCCCGCCATCTGGGGCGATGTGGAAGCGCGCCACCTGGAAACGACAAAAGCTGCAGATGTAGCGGTTGTGTTTGGTCTGCAGGCCTCCGCAACCGGATGGCATATTCCGAATGACCTGGTAGCCGCGCATGTGGCACGGGCGCCGGAGCGGCTGCTGTTCTTTGCCTCCATTGATCCCGCTGCGCCGGACTACATGGGAGAACTGGAAAAGTGTCATCAGCAACTGGGAGCGGTTGGGGTGAAGCTGGCGCCATTATACCAGAACGTGCATCCGCAGGACCCGCGGTATTACGACATCTACCGGTATTGCGATAAACATGGCCTGCCCATCCTTTTTCATGCCGGTACATCCTTTGTTAGCGGCACAAGGCTGGAATATTCGCGTCCCGTTCACTTTGATGCGGTGGCGGTTGATTTCCCCGGCCTGAAAATGATACTGGCACATCTGGGGCATCCCTGGGAAGGGGAGACCATCGCCGTGATCCGCCGGCATGAAAATGTGTATGCGGACTTGTCAGCCCTCTATTACCGGCCCTGGCAGTTTTACAATTCCATGCGCCTGCTGGTGGAATACAAGGCAACGGAAAAAGTGCTGTTCGGATCGGATTTTCCGTTCACCACCACGGCGGATTCCATTGCCGGTGTAAAGGCTTTGAATGATGTGGTAGGCAACAGCGGGCTGCCGGCTATACCGGAAGATGTTATCGGGCAGATCATACAGCGCGATGCGTTGCGATTGCTCGGATTATCTCATCCATCCACAAAAAAAACATGA
- a CDS encoding RagB/SusD family nutrient uptake outer membrane protein, with protein MNMQFLRISLRAFIIFFSLLTLSSCSKFLDVAPKDQVSDATLWSTTGNADLFLNDVYASVPTLETGDPWENFSDNSMNGQAGRVSTNIYGPSIYTPSNAPNRWGQYVNIRKANLFIEKVTASALPDDWKALRLAEARFLRAYFYSILWMYHGGVPIITDVLNQNEQGDEVFRPRNTSQETFDFITAECAAIEPALPLTAESGRVTRGAVLALKGWCELFNAGALHNPANDPARWDLAATTFKKIIDLEHYDLFPDYNTLFFEENNNNIEVIFARQHLGGTSLANFRDGHIGPRFVRGGLTGWGHVDPTQDLVDEYFMANGLPITDPASGYDPQNPYVNREKRFYQSIVYDGSEWLGDIMIMKQGVGSPNATDLNNSSISTRTGYYIRKGINPKYASAQNNGNSANWIIFRYAEILLGYAEAKNESSGPDETVYSAINDIRQRSDLGPLPDGLTKDEMRIAIHQERRVELAFEEKRLPDLLRLRLAEVKLNGPLHAIKIDLVGGNPVYTVVPAGGGMRVFYPEKNYFLPIPQSARDKNSKLEQNPHYD; from the coding sequence ATGAATATGCAATTTCTGCGAATATCGCTCCGGGCGTTCATCATATTTTTCTCCCTGCTCACGCTGTCATCCTGCAGCAAGTTCCTGGACGTGGCGCCGAAGGACCAGGTGTCCGATGCCACATTGTGGTCCACCACGGGGAATGCGGACCTGTTCCTGAATGATGTATATGCCTCAGTGCCTACATTGGAAACCGGTGATCCATGGGAAAATTTTTCCGATAATTCCATGAACGGCCAGGCCGGCAGGGTCAGCACCAATATCTATGGCCCATCGATCTACACACCTAGCAACGCGCCCAACCGCTGGGGGCAATACGTGAATATCCGGAAGGCGAACCTGTTCATCGAAAAGGTAACAGCGTCAGCCCTGCCGGATGACTGGAAGGCACTGAGATTGGCGGAAGCCCGTTTCCTGCGCGCTTATTTTTATTCGATCCTGTGGATGTACCATGGCGGTGTGCCCATCATTACCGATGTGCTCAACCAGAATGAGCAGGGGGATGAAGTGTTCCGCCCCCGCAATACTTCCCAGGAAACCTTTGATTTCATTACCGCCGAATGCGCCGCAATAGAGCCGGCGCTGCCGCTAACCGCGGAATCCGGAAGGGTAACCAGGGGTGCCGTGCTGGCGCTGAAAGGATGGTGCGAGCTGTTCAATGCCGGGGCATTGCATAACCCTGCCAATGATCCGGCCCGCTGGGACCTGGCGGCGACCACTTTTAAAAAGATCATCGACCTGGAGCATTATGACCTGTTCCCGGATTACAATACCTTGTTCTTTGAAGAGAATAACAATAATATCGAGGTCATCTTCGCCAGGCAGCATCTCGGCGGCACCTCGCTCGCCAATTTCAGGGATGGCCACATCGGCCCCCGTTTCGTGAGGGGCGGCCTTACCGGCTGGGGGCATGTGGACCCGACGCAGGACCTTGTGGATGAATATTTCATGGCCAATGGCCTTCCGATCACAGATCCGGCATCAGGTTATGATCCGCAGAACCCTTACGTCAACCGCGAAAAAAGATTCTATCAATCTATTGTATATGATGGCTCAGAATGGCTGGGAGATATCATGATCATGAAACAGGGCGTTGGCAGCCCGAATGCCACGGATCTTAACAACAGCAGCATATCCACCCGCACCGGCTACTACATCCGAAAAGGCATCAATCCGAAATATGCCAGTGCGCAAAATAACGGGAACAGCGCCAACTGGATCATCTTCCGGTATGCGGAGATATTGCTGGGATATGCGGAAGCAAAAAATGAATCTTCCGGGCCTGATGAAACTGTGTACTCGGCCATAAATGATATCAGGCAACGCTCGGATCTCGGCCCGCTGCCTGACGGGCTGACGAAGGACGAGATGCGCATAGCCATTCACCAGGAAAGAAGGGTGGAGCTGGCATTTGAAGAAAAACGCCTGCCTGACCTGCTGCGCCTGAGACTGGCGGAAGTGAAACTGAACGGCCCGCTGCATGCCATCAAAATAGATCTCGTGGGCGGTAACCCGGTGTACACCGTAGTGCCTGCGGGTGGCGGCATGCGGGTGTTCTATCCGGAGAAGAATTACTTTTTGCCGATACCGCAGTCTGCCAGGGACAAAAACAGTAAACTTGAACAAAATCCGCATTATGATTAA
- a CDS encoding mandelate racemase/muconate lactonizing enzyme family protein, translating into MKITNVEAFILQSPFEITLPEGSDEARGVKHCLLIKVSTDEGITGWSDVETAPHVGEAVVNAPESGMGVFEGLRTLVIGEDPFDVERLWDKIYRGSIYYGRRGVAIQVLSGFDIACHDIMGKAIGRPVHKLLGGARRDKIRAYASTLFRSTPDDMKRACEFYMKRGFTAVKFGWGVFGQDFRRDVKLVAAAREALGPDIDLMVDPGWMVERSAYDAIELCKALEPYNIFWLEDFLHPEAYDAYARVKAAGVKTRLAAGEQEATGWGFRELIRRGCIDVAQPDLSRCGGFTQARKIIWEAEYAGIDVCPHAWLTDLLTAASLHVNAVLPRSLFLEYNVSDNPMLREVIRNPVQMDAEGFIPVPQGNGLGIEINEAAVKKFCINL; encoded by the coding sequence ATGAAAATTACGAATGTTGAAGCCTTTATCCTGCAATCGCCTTTTGAGATCACACTGCCTGAGGGCAGCGATGAGGCCAGGGGTGTGAAGCATTGCCTGCTGATCAAGGTCAGCACGGACGAAGGGATCACCGGCTGGTCTGATGTGGAAACCGCCCCGCATGTGGGTGAGGCGGTAGTGAACGCACCGGAAAGCGGTATGGGCGTATTTGAAGGATTGCGTACGCTTGTCATTGGCGAAGATCCCTTTGATGTAGAGCGCTTGTGGGACAAGATCTACCGCGGATCGATCTACTATGGCAGAAGGGGCGTGGCCATCCAGGTATTGTCCGGTTTCGATATCGCCTGCCACGATATCATGGGTAAAGCGATCGGCCGCCCGGTGCATAAGCTGCTCGGTGGTGCGCGGCGGGACAAAATACGTGCTTATGCCTCCACACTGTTCCGTTCCACGCCGGATGACATGAAGCGCGCCTGCGAATTTTATATGAAGCGCGGTTTTACGGCGGTCAAGTTCGGATGGGGGGTATTCGGACAGGATTTCCGGCGGGATGTTAAGCTCGTGGCCGCAGCACGTGAAGCGCTGGGCCCGGATATCGATCTGATGGTCGATCCCGGCTGGATGGTGGAACGCAGCGCGTACGATGCCATTGAGCTGTGCAAAGCGCTGGAACCTTACAACATCTTTTGGCTGGAGGATTTCCTGCATCCGGAAGCCTACGATGCTTATGCCCGTGTAAAAGCCGCCGGTGTGAAAACAAGGCTGGCGGCAGGAGAACAGGAGGCTACCGGCTGGGGCTTCCGGGAACTGATCCGCAGGGGATGCATTGATGTGGCGCAGCCTGATCTCTCCCGCTGCGGTGGCTTCACCCAGGCCAGGAAGATCATATGGGAAGCGGAGTACGCAGGGATCGATGTTTGTCCCCATGCCTGGCTGACCGACCTGCTGACCGCCGCAAGCCTGCATGTGAACGCAGTGCTGCCCAGATCGCTCTTCCTGGAATATAACGTCAGCGATAACCCGATGTTAAGGGAAGTGATCCGCAACCCTGTGCAGATGGATGCGGAAGGATTCATTCCCGTTCCGCAGGGTAACGGTCTCGGTATCGAGATCAATGAAGCCGCCGTAAAAAAATTCTGTATCAACCTGTAA